One window from the genome of Candidatus Chlorohelix allophototropha encodes:
- a CDS encoding ABC-F family ATP-binding cassette domain-containing protein, which produces MLIARLEQAGLSYGTRIIFEQLSLSLNDGEKIGLIGQNGTGKSSLLKVLAGVEGLNKGERILRKGVKVAYLPQEFNGEDQTSALEEVLKGKPEIQALEQALEKIEAELAKPENAADMQHFGELLERQAELLEKHEEIGGPRLLNEARGFLEQLGLPADMHQYPVSLLSGGQRKMVGLARCLVSQPDLLLLDEPDNHLDLEGKARLEEVIQDFPGALILISHDRYLLDDTIEEIAELENGVLTLYQGNYSSYTVQRELTLLKQQQDYVSQQKEIKQLEEAITRFKLWASIVVNERHIKQARNKQRQIDRMDKIERPVLERRKIGLKFKSAERGGQKVLEARHLAKAFDDNLVLLDVDFTLRRGERVGLVGKNGTGKSVLFRLLLGLQEATEGEIWVGPSIRLGYYSQQHETLDQSITPLQLIRNLRPLRENEAISVLGRFLFTFRQAQEPISKLSGGEKSRLQLASLMLSGVNCLLLDEPTNHLDITSTEVLEEALNNFDGTMLTISHDRYFLDRSCSRILELEEGMVLDYPGGYSYYTEQKRKIIQPSITAKR; this is translated from the coding sequence ATGTTGATCGCTCGACTTGAACAGGCAGGCTTGAGCTATGGTACTCGCATAATTTTTGAGCAGCTTAGCCTGAGCTTGAACGATGGTGAGAAAATCGGTTTGATCGGTCAAAATGGGACAGGCAAATCGAGCTTGTTAAAGGTACTGGCAGGGGTTGAGGGTTTGAACAAAGGTGAGCGAATCTTGCGAAAGGGTGTTAAGGTTGCTTATCTACCACAGGAATTTAACGGCGAAGATCAGACTAGTGCGCTTGAGGAAGTTTTAAAAGGAAAACCCGAAATACAGGCGCTTGAACAAGCTTTGGAGAAAATCGAGGCGGAACTTGCCAAACCGGAAAATGCCGCAGATATGCAGCATTTTGGCGAGTTATTGGAACGACAGGCTGAGCTACTTGAAAAGCATGAAGAAATTGGCGGTCCTCGTTTGTTGAATGAAGCGCGGGGTTTTCTGGAGCAATTGGGTTTGCCAGCCGACATGCACCAATATCCCGTATCGCTGCTCAGTGGTGGTCAGCGCAAAATGGTGGGCTTGGCGCGCTGCCTCGTCAGCCAACCTGATTTGCTTTTGCTGGATGAGCCGGATAATCACCTTGATTTGGAGGGTAAGGCGCGACTGGAAGAAGTTATTCAGGACTTTCCCGGTGCGCTGATTCTGATTTCACACGACCGTTATTTGCTGGACGATACCATTGAGGAGATTGCCGAGCTTGAGAATGGCGTTCTAACGCTCTATCAGGGCAATTATTCCAGTTATACTGTTCAACGCGAGTTGACCCTTTTAAAGCAACAACAGGACTATGTTTCTCAGCAAAAAGAAATCAAGCAACTGGAAGAGGCAATTACACGCTTTAAGCTATGGGCAAGCATAGTGGTAAATGAGCGCCATATTAAGCAAGCCCGTAACAAGCAACGCCAGATTGACCGAATGGATAAAATAGAACGTCCGGTGTTAGAGCGGCGCAAAATCGGTTTGAAATTCAAATCGGCTGAGCGGGGAGGTCAGAAGGTGCTGGAGGCGCGTCACCTTGCCAAAGCGTTTGATGACAATCTGGTTTTGCTTGATGTGGACTTTACCTTGCGTCGCGGTGAGCGGGTAGGTTTGGTTGGCAAAAACGGCACAGGTAAATCAGTGCTGTTTCGCCTGTTACTTGGTTTGCAGGAAGCTACCGAAGGCGAAATCTGGGTTGGTCCCTCAATTCGGCTTGGCTACTATTCGCAACAGCATGAAACGCTTGATCAATCAATTACACCGCTTCAACTCATCCGAAATTTGCGCCCACTCCGGGAAAATGAAGCTATTAGCGTACTTGGCAGATTTCTTTTTACTTTCCGGCAGGCGCAAGAACCAATTTCCAAGCTGAGCGGTGGTGAAAAAAGCCGTTTACAATTGGCGAGCTTGATGCTCAGCGGGGTCAATTGTTTGTTACTGGATGAACCCACCAATCATTTGGATATTACCTCAACCGAAGTTTTGGAAGAGGCTTTGAATAACTTTGATGGCACAATGCTGACTATTTCGCACGATCGCTACTTTCTAGACCGTAGCTGTAGCCGGATTCTTGAATTAGAAGAGGGTATGGTGCTGGATTATCCGGGTGGCTACAGCTATTATACCGAGCAGAAGCGTAAGATTATTCAGCCCTCCATAACGGCTAAAAGGTAA
- a CDS encoding DUF1963 domain-containing protein: MELSFPGKLWLQWNVHRECQLEANGVTEFNDPRRESLKSGIKDWILLLQINSDAVPDTEWGDTGRIYYFIRKQDLEKLDFNKVWLIMQCT, translated from the coding sequence GTGGAGTTAAGCTTTCCAGGGAAGCTATGGCTACAGTGGAATGTTCATCGTGAATGTCAGTTGGAAGCCAATGGGGTAACCGAATTTAATGATCCGCGTAGAGAGTCGTTAAAAAGCGGTATTAAGGATTGGATTCTCCTTTTACAAATCAATTCAGATGCTGTTCCAGATACCGAGTGGGGGGATACCGGACGTATTTATTACTTTATCCGGAAACAAGATTTGGAAAAGTTAGATTTTAATAAAGTATGGTTAATCATGCAGTGTACATAG
- a CDS encoding cold shock domain-containing protein has protein sequence MRTTGKVKWFNDAKGYGFIERPGLEDVFVHFSAIQMEGFKTLTEGQEVEFDIENSGKGPQAVSVSLPSRQTQLT, from the coding sequence GTGAGAACAACAGGTAAGGTTAAATGGTTTAATGATGCCAAGGGTTACGGTTTTATTGAGCGCCCCGGCCTCGAAGATGTGTTTGTTCACTTCTCCGCGATTCAGATGGAAGGGTTTAAGACCTTAACCGAGGGTCAAGAAGTCGAGTTTGATATTGAGAACTCCGGCAAAGGTCCTCAGGCGGTTAGTGTATCACTTCCCTCGAGACAGACCCAGTTAACCTAA
- a CDS encoding aldo/keto reductase gives MKYRNLGRTGLKVSALCLGTMQWGWTTDEKSAFEVMDAFVEADGNFIDTADVYSKWAEGNPGGVAEEVIGRWLQERGNRSQIILATKLRHPMGSSPNDEGLSRKHIIDAIEASLRRLQTDYIDLYQAHASDENTPIDETLRAFDDLQRDGKIRYLGASNYKAWELMEALWSADKNNTIRYDTLQPKYNLITRAEYERELKAVCEKFGVGVIPYSPLAAGFLTGKYQRDNMPDSKRLSSVANQFATEQGWKILNEVLKIADETSSNPSAVSLAWLLAQPAITSPIIGANSVAQLKSSLAAPEIRLSEEQIKRLDSVSSWL, from the coding sequence ATGAAGTATCGAAATCTGGGACGCACCGGATTAAAAGTTTCGGCTTTATGTCTTGGCACGATGCAATGGGGCTGGACAACCGACGAGAAAAGCGCATTTGAAGTTATGGACGCTTTTGTGGAAGCAGACGGTAATTTCATCGATACCGCCGATGTTTATTCCAAATGGGCAGAGGGTAATCCCGGTGGGGTGGCAGAAGAAGTTATCGGGCGATGGCTGCAAGAGCGTGGTAATCGCTCACAAATCATCCTTGCTACCAAACTGCGGCATCCTATGGGTAGCAGTCCCAACGATGAGGGGCTTTCTCGGAAACATATAATCGACGCGATTGAGGCTTCCTTGCGCCGCCTTCAAACCGACTATATCGATCTTTACCAAGCGCATGCATCCGATGAAAATACCCCAATTGATGAAACCTTACGGGCTTTTGACGATTTGCAACGTGATGGCAAAATTCGCTATCTCGGTGCATCAAATTACAAAGCGTGGGAACTGATGGAGGCGTTATGGAGCGCCGATAAAAATAATACCATCCGGTACGACACGCTTCAGCCTAAATACAACCTAATTACGCGCGCTGAATACGAGCGTGAGCTAAAAGCGGTCTGTGAAAAATTTGGTGTTGGAGTAATCCCCTACAGCCCCTTAGCAGCAGGCTTCCTGACGGGCAAATATCAGCGCGACAACATGCCGGATAGCAAACGCCTTTCCAGTGTAGCAAACCAATTCGCTACCGAACAGGGCTGGAAAATCCTAAATGAAGTGCTGAAAATAGCCGACGAAACCTCCAGCAACCCTTCGGCAGTTTCGCTGGCATGGCTGTTAGCTCAACCTGCCATCACCTCGCCGATTATCGGAGCAAACTCGGTTGCCCAACTGAAAAGCTCGCTGGCAGCCCCTGAGATAAGGCTCAGCGAGGAACAAATCAAGCGACTCGACTCAGTTTCCAGTTGGCTATAG
- a CDS encoding Ig-like domain-containing protein, translating into MKVSRLTPLLLVALIAVASLLLVISGSTAGATLISCPFAVNTSDSTQVAQRALGLSQWNDARTKLNIGNGGTQVRPVTESSTTLFSADVLAHAIYIYAVSDNSANDPLTENVATGCSTSQGVLGALWGVSRPGQPWLGTTNNFSSMDQGINALLNSVFDRLYVLNPRLGGVGLGISNIGSNDAKFVVLAKGGAAMIDDTPPAPIFQPLVWPARNQQFIPTTMSQGEYPPSNITNLGIAYPAGYPVTVIFDPTDTVSITSATITPAGGSALAVTRINPKSSSYPSSVVSDALNNALILVPTAPLIANTTYNVSVSGTTSLEGSLNLSWSFTTGSTGTGVATTVAATTTSGSGTTPLADRQPPVLIPSQTPVAVPTPTPGIPAYPQPKPLQPAPVGGGYFPLVAADATNPLFYQLWRRADDPVFNGKAARSWTWGDQPYGFSILLEPYDGQFRIVNYHDKARMEANNADATSTSNGLLVREMISGLAQVGDNSYIPRVPAQIAIAGDQTETNINAPTYYSFYNIASLNNDRRAPNQTGQNVIATISKDGIINVNPGAAVYNIINVYYDNNLGHNIPQVFWDFMNQQGVINLGGSYLNGTVSDWLSTYGLPLTEPYWTHVIVGGVDRDVLTQLFERRVLTFTPSNADPFKVEMGNVGRHYYKWRYGNGY; encoded by the coding sequence ATGAAGGTTTCAAGGCTCACCCCCCTTTTGCTGGTTGCGCTTATTGCAGTAGCAAGTTTGTTGCTAGTTATCAGCGGCTCAACTGCTGGTGCTACATTGATTTCCTGCCCTTTCGCCGTCAATACTAGTGACAGTACTCAAGTTGCTCAGCGCGCTTTAGGACTAAGCCAATGGAACGATGCACGTACCAAGCTGAATATAGGAAATGGCGGTACACAGGTCAGACCGGTAACTGAAAGTTCCACTACTTTATTTAGTGCTGATGTACTGGCACATGCTATATATATATATGCGGTCAGCGATAACAGCGCTAACGACCCTTTAACTGAAAATGTTGCCACTGGTTGTAGCACATCGCAGGGCGTACTAGGGGCATTATGGGGCGTAAGCCGCCCTGGTCAACCTTGGCTGGGCACTACAAACAACTTTTCTAGCATGGATCAGGGAATCAATGCCTTACTGAACAGTGTATTTGATCGCCTTTATGTGTTAAACCCTCGCTTGGGTGGAGTTGGTTTGGGTATATCCAATATTGGCTCCAATGATGCTAAATTTGTCGTTCTTGCGAAGGGTGGTGCTGCCATGATCGACGACACACCTCCAGCACCAATATTCCAGCCATTGGTATGGCCCGCCCGAAACCAGCAGTTTATACCTACAACGATGTCTCAAGGCGAATATCCACCCAGTAATATTACAAATCTCGGCATAGCCTATCCAGCCGGTTATCCTGTTACAGTTATTTTTGACCCAACCGACACTGTAAGTATTACTAGTGCTACGATTACACCTGCGGGTGGTAGCGCCCTTGCAGTTACTCGAATTAATCCCAAATCAAGTTCCTATCCTTCGTCAGTAGTCTCTGATGCGTTGAATAACGCCCTTATACTTGTTCCTACCGCACCGTTAATCGCAAACACCACTTATAATGTGTCAGTTAGCGGAACAACTAGCCTAGAAGGGTCTTTGAACCTTAGCTGGTCATTCACAACCGGCTCAACCGGAACGGGTGTGGCTACCACTGTGGCAGCTACTACCACTTCAGGAAGTGGTACAACACCCCTTGCAGACCGACAGCCACCTGTATTAATCCCATCTCAAACCCCGGTTGCCGTACCCACCCCAACACCGGGGATTCCGGCATATCCGCAGCCAAAACCGTTGCAGCCTGCTCCAGTTGGTGGCGGCTACTTCCCTCTTGTTGCTGCCGATGCCACTAACCCGCTCTTTTACCAACTTTGGCGCAGAGCAGACGACCCGGTATTCAACGGCAAGGCAGCGCGTTCATGGACATGGGGCGACCAACCTTACGGATTCTCTATCTTGCTTGAACCATACGATGGGCAATTTCGTATCGTAAATTACCATGATAAAGCGCGTATGGAGGCAAACAACGCCGATGCTACCAGCACCTCCAACGGCTTGTTAGTACGCGAAATGATTTCCGGCTTGGCGCAAGTAGGCGATAACTCGTACATACCGCGTGTGCCTGCCCAAATCGCCATCGCAGGCGACCAAACCGAAACCAATATTAATGCGCCTACCTATTACAGTTTTTACAATATCGCTTCATTGAACAACGACAGACGCGCCCCTAACCAGACGGGACAAAACGTAATTGCCACCATCTCTAAAGATGGCATTATCAATGTAAATCCCGGTGCGGCGGTGTACAACATCATAAACGTTTACTATGACAACAACCTCGGTCATAACATCCCGCAGGTCTTCTGGGATTTTATGAATCAGCAGGGAGTCATCAATCTGGGCGGTAGCTATCTGAACGGCACTGTTTCCGATTGGCTTTCCACCTACGGCTTGCCGCTTACCGAACCATATTGGACACATGTTATTGTTGGTGGTGTTGATCGTGATGTACTGACTCAACTCTTTGAAAGGCGAGTCCTAACCTTCACACCATCCAACGCTGACCCGTTCAAGGTCGAAATGGGCAACGTAGGGCGACATTATTACAAATGGCGCTACGGAAACGGTTACTAA
- a CDS encoding tetratricopeptide repeat protein has protein sequence MTQPATAPEIIIIPKAKKPPKMPIWVPMTLVTIALVSLTVVFLTGQDAASGLGQAGWVSAVIAGACVLGFLITLVRKRTFLGFNGLAYLILAVFFVAIGAAGILSETPVHTLQADAFKKEGNFEQAIVEYRKGIENNRSLNIADSYLLWGNGLLKDKQFEKAIVAYRAGSAPEYKGIRQGDLARKSIGQAYLEWGLYLEDFEQNPDQALIKYDDTVKDGSNSEAIDKARYQAQGIIFQVGDRQFDNGEFDKAVATYQSAIDLYGGVQADLKPYISKAYLAWGKMLLTQGDYEQALKKLDLNFAYGNDVGAYNLAIVDCYTANGKKLLAENNYSDLIATLTPAFTAYGRYDSRSQLQGLLGEALMAQGSSAEAAKDYPKAIDNYEKALTYVVNKVDVTSDLKLRLSNLHLQYGDDQFNQQQFETAIKTYQRSLQYYPNPPLTAQFRTNLARSYFNWAQQLEKNNDFQNALDRYRLILKDYSDQVDFTKQASDAQPRVLLALANKLNDDKDYANAITRYQELVDKFGITSQGQDAKNKLEASQDVTVTVLDRNGKPLSGLKVKLDESWTKTANGFEPKGRSLDFTTNDKGSFTIKLVPNKSWMMSYYKNGSYSVAAYGDSPANLVKSVSLRATSSSQSVLLP, from the coding sequence ATGACGCAACCTGCAACTGCTCCAGAAATAATTATTATTCCCAAAGCTAAGAAACCGCCCAAGATGCCTATCTGGGTACCTATGACGCTGGTTACTATCGCGCTGGTGTCGCTTACGGTGGTTTTTCTAACCGGACAGGATGCTGCTTCGGGCTTGGGGCAAGCCGGCTGGGTTTCGGCTGTTATTGCCGGAGCGTGTGTGCTTGGCTTTTTAATTACGCTGGTTCGCAAACGCACTTTTCTGGGCTTTAATGGGCTTGCCTATTTAATCTTGGCGGTTTTTTTCGTGGCGATTGGGGCAGCAGGTATATTGAGTGAAACTCCGGTACATACCTTACAAGCTGACGCATTTAAGAAAGAAGGTAATTTCGAGCAGGCAATAGTCGAATATCGCAAAGGCATAGAAAACAATCGAAGCCTTAACATAGCCGATTCGTATTTGTTGTGGGGCAATGGGCTACTAAAGGACAAACAGTTTGAAAAAGCCATTGTCGCTTATCGTGCCGGTTCTGCACCTGAGTATAAGGGAATCCGACAGGGCGATTTAGCGCGTAAGAGCATCGGGCAAGCTTATCTGGAGTGGGGCTTATACCTTGAGGATTTTGAGCAAAACCCCGATCAAGCGTTGATAAAATACGATGACACGGTTAAGGACGGCTCAAATTCGGAAGCCATTGATAAGGCACGCTATCAGGCACAGGGTATTATTTTCCAAGTAGGTGACCGACAATTTGATAACGGTGAATTCGATAAGGCGGTAGCCACTTACCAGAGCGCCATTGACCTGTATGGCGGCGTGCAAGCCGACCTGAAACCCTATATTTCCAAAGCGTATTTGGCGTGGGGTAAAATGTTGCTGACGCAGGGTGATTATGAACAAGCTCTGAAAAAGTTGGATTTGAACTTTGCGTATGGCAACGATGTAGGTGCTTATAATCTCGCCATTGTGGATTGTTACACCGCTAATGGCAAGAAACTGTTAGCAGAAAATAATTATAGCGACTTAATTGCCACACTTACTCCTGCTTTTACTGCTTACGGGCGTTATGATAGCCGTAGTCAATTACAGGGGTTGCTTGGAGAGGCGCTGATGGCACAAGGTAGCAGTGCGGAAGCCGCCAAAGATTACCCAAAAGCCATTGATAACTATGAAAAGGCGTTGACCTATGTGGTCAATAAGGTAGATGTAACCAGCGATTTAAAGTTGCGCCTGTCCAATCTGCACTTACAATACGGCGATGACCAGTTTAACCAGCAGCAGTTTGAAACCGCTATTAAAACTTATCAGCGTTCGTTGCAATATTATCCGAACCCACCTTTAACTGCCCAGTTCCGCACGAATTTAGCCCGTTCTTATTTTAACTGGGCGCAGCAACTTGAGAAGAATAACGATTTTCAGAACGCGCTAGATCGCTATCGCCTTATTTTGAAAGATTATAGCGATCAGGTGGATTTCACCAAGCAAGCCAGTGATGCTCAACCGCGTGTGTTGCTGGCGCTGGCTAATAAGCTGAACGATGATAAGGATTATGCTAACGCTATCACCCGTTATCAAGAATTGGTGGATAAATTCGGAATTACCAGCCAAGGTCAGGATGCTAAGAATAAGCTGGAAGCTTCTCAGGATGTGACGGTGACGGTGTTAGACCGCAACGGCAAGCCGCTTTCAGGTCTTAAGGTGAAGCTAGATGAAAGCTGGACTAAAACTGCCAACGGTTTTGAACCTAAAGGGCGTTCGTTAGATTTTACCACCAATGATAAAGGTTCTTTTACTATCAAGTTGGTTCCAAATAAAAGTTGGATGATGAGCTACTATAAGAATGGCAGTTACTCCGTAGCAGCCTACGGCGACTCTCCTGCCAACTTGGTAAAATCCGTTTCTCTCCGTGCTACTTCTTCTAGCCAGAGCGTACTGCTGCCGTAG
- a CDS encoding enoyl-CoA hydratase/isomerase family protein, whose amino-acid sequence MIEIVSHGVVDVVHIKYGKANVQDLEFCQEFLRCLEELRESDARALVLTGQGKIFSAGVDLKRVISGGAPYIREFLPVLSQLYETLFFYPKPVVSSINGHAVAGGCVLACLADYKVMALDEERIGVPELLVGVPFPMIAFEIMRFVCDPQHFEELLYGGATFPVESAYSLGLVNRLVEPERLLEYAIGVAEKMAALPAEAFALTKQQMRAPVLKRLREEGVEFDKAVIDCWASQKSLESIQEYVKHTLKK is encoded by the coding sequence ATGATCGAGATTGTAAGCCACGGAGTAGTGGATGTAGTACATATCAAGTATGGCAAGGCGAATGTTCAGGATTTGGAATTTTGTCAGGAGTTCTTGCGCTGTCTGGAAGAGTTGCGCGAATCCGATGCACGGGCATTGGTACTAACCGGGCAGGGGAAGATTTTCTCGGCAGGGGTGGATTTAAAGCGCGTAATATCCGGTGGCGCTCCTTACATCCGAGAATTTCTGCCGGTTTTAAGTCAGTTATATGAAACCCTTTTTTTCTATCCAAAACCGGTGGTGTCGTCGATAAACGGGCATGCCGTAGCGGGTGGTTGTGTGCTGGCATGTTTAGCGGATTACAAGGTAATGGCGTTGGACGAGGAGCGCATTGGTGTGCCGGAACTGTTGGTGGGCGTGCCTTTCCCGATGATTGCGTTTGAAATTATGCGCTTTGTGTGTGACCCGCAGCATTTTGAAGAATTGCTATACGGTGGCGCAACCTTTCCGGTGGAGAGCGCCTACTCGCTTGGTCTGGTGAATAGGCTGGTAGAACCGGAGAGATTGCTGGAATATGCTATCGGTGTGGCAGAGAAGATGGCGGCGCTTCCGGCGGAGGCTTTTGCACTGACCAAGCAGCAAATGCGCGCTCCGGTACTTAAACGATTACGCGAAGAAGGCGTAGAATTTGATAAAGCGGTGATTGATTGCTGGGCAAGCCAAAAATCACTTGAGTCTATCCAGGAATATGTTAAACACACACTGAAAAAATAA
- a CDS encoding glycosyltransferase family 2 protein: MDLSIIVVSYNTVNLTRKCLASVFSNPHPHYTFEIIVVDNASRDATPLMVREEFPQVKLVANSANRGFAAANNQGYAQAQGDYILLLNPDTEVIGDSIWKMLDFSKRTPNTGVVAPSLLYADGSFQHSVFKFPSLWQIFFDFIPLNWRFTESGLNGRYPRWMFEGAPFKVDFPLGACMLFNRTVIEQNGFMDEQFWMYMEEIDLCYRVRQAGWEIFCVPSAQIIHHAGASSRQFRDEMFFQLHKSRALFYQKHHPLPFRLAAKFLTLLGLFWLTLKAIWARISGKMKSEEFSSRLSGYKRVAGLQFR, from the coding sequence ATGGATCTCTCAATAATTGTGGTTAGTTACAATACCGTAAATCTGACCCGCAAATGTCTTGCCTCGGTTTTTTCTAATCCGCATCCGCATTATACCTTTGAAATTATTGTGGTTGATAATGCCAGCCGAGATGCTACCCCCTTAATGGTGAGGGAGGAATTCCCGCAGGTTAAGTTGGTGGCGAACAGCGCTAACCGGGGCTTTGCCGCTGCCAATAATCAGGGCTATGCACAGGCGCAAGGGGACTATATTCTGCTACTCAATCCCGATACGGAGGTTATCGGCGATTCCATTTGGAAAATGCTGGACTTCAGCAAGCGCACGCCAAATACCGGAGTGGTAGCGCCTTCGCTATTATATGCTGATGGTTCATTCCAGCACAGTGTTTTCAAATTTCCAAGTTTATGGCAAATCTTCTTTGATTTTATTCCCCTCAACTGGCGTTTCACTGAAAGCGGTTTGAACGGGCGGTACCCGCGTTGGATGTTCGAGGGGGCACCCTTCAAGGTAGATTTCCCACTAGGGGCTTGCATGCTCTTCAATCGCACCGTAATCGAACAGAACGGTTTTATGGATGAGCAGTTCTGGATGTATATGGAGGAAATTGACCTGTGTTACCGGGTCAGGCAAGCAGGCTGGGAGATATTTTGCGTACCATCCGCTCAAATAATACATCATGCCGGGGCAAGCAGCCGCCAGTTTCGCGATGAGATGTTTTTCCAACTTCATAAAAGTCGCGCTTTGTTTTACCAGAAGCATCACCCTTTACCTTTTCGCCTCGCCGCAAAGTTTCTGACCTTGCTAGGGTTATTCTGGTTGACTCTCAAAGCAATATGGGCGAGGATTTCAGGTAAAATGAAAAGTGAAGAATTTTCGTCCCGGCTAAGCGGTTATAAGCGGGTGGCGGGGCTTCAGTTTCGGTAA
- a CDS encoding NADH-quinone oxidoreductase subunit N, translating into MGLSAINALYQVKIDKAELDKLGQIEWGALWPAWIVSGGILLILLADLILPKSQKNALAILSFITLVAAVASAFTLMDNKASAFQGMVAADDLSRYMAALIFGAGALVILASPDYFSRIGVEARSEYYALMLAAITGMWLLAVSLNLMVFFVALELFSLPLYVLAGFLPRSLRGHEAGFKYFLLSSFATAFMLYGMALLFGVSGTTQFNGIAAYFTKNGVSGDYGILALVGLGMLSVGFAFKVSAVPFHMWTPDVYEGSPTPVTALMAVGTKAAIIAAFLRVYTGMLEPIKLQWQPIIFVLAIVTMIVGNMMALSQQSVKRLLAYSAIAQAGYLLVGIASDNSLGREGVLFYLFSYTLMTLGAFTVILALEGPRGEGQDISYFTGLARNHPGLAAVMTVCLLSLGGIPPTAGFFGKALVFGSAVQAGGWYLALALVGVATSVIAVFYYFRIVVQMYMAGDSTRKVVEGRPGWALVFVLMVTSIGTLTLGILAGPAFEWAKQAVAFLR; encoded by the coding sequence ATGGGATTGTCTGCAATTAACGCGCTGTATCAGGTAAAAATAGATAAAGCCGAACTGGATAAACTGGGTCAAATCGAGTGGGGTGCTCTTTGGCCCGCATGGATTGTGTCGGGCGGTATCTTGCTGATATTGCTAGCTGACTTGATATTGCCAAAATCGCAGAAAAATGCGTTGGCAATACTCAGCTTTATCACTTTAGTGGCTGCCGTTGCCAGTGCGTTCACCTTGATGGATAACAAAGCATCGGCGTTTCAGGGTATGGTAGCGGCGGATGATTTGAGCCGCTATATGGCTGCCCTTATATTCGGCGCGGGTGCTTTGGTGATTCTAGCATCGCCCGATTACTTTTCCCGCATCGGGGTTGAGGCACGCAGCGAGTATTACGCGCTGATGCTGGCAGCCATAACCGGGATGTGGTTGCTGGCAGTTTCCCTTAACCTGATGGTATTTTTCGTAGCGCTGGAACTGTTCTCGCTGCCGTTATATGTGCTGGCGGGTTTCTTGCCACGTAGCTTGCGTGGTCACGAAGCGGGGTTTAAATATTTTTTGCTGAGTAGTTTTGCCACTGCCTTTATGCTATACGGTATGGCGCTATTATTCGGAGTTTCCGGTACTACTCAATTTAATGGCATCGCTGCGTACTTCACCAAAAATGGAGTCAGTGGCGATTATGGCATATTAGCCTTGGTGGGCTTGGGAATGCTGTCGGTGGGCTTTGCCTTCAAGGTTTCCGCCGTGCCCTTCCATATGTGGACACCCGATGTATATGAGGGTTCTCCTACACCCGTGACCGCATTAATGGCGGTAGGCACTAAAGCCGCGATTATTGCCGCTTTCTTGCGAGTCTATACCGGAATGCTGGAACCCATTAAGTTGCAATGGCAGCCGATTATCTTCGTACTGGCAATCGTGACAATGATTGTTGGCAACATGATGGCGCTTTCACAGCAAAGCGTAAAACGTTTGCTGGCTTATTCAGCAATTGCACAAGCGGGTTACTTGCTGGTGGGTATTGCTTCTGACAATTCGTTAGGGCGAGAGGGCGTTCTGTTTTATCTATTTTCCTATACGCTTATGACATTGGGCGCATTTACAGTGATATTGGCGTTGGAAGGTCCTCGTGGAGAAGGACAGGATATCAGCTACTTTACCGGACTAGCACGAAATCACCCCGGTCTTGCTGCCGTAATGACCGTATGCCTTCTTTCGCTGGGTGGGATTCCACCGACTGCGGGTTTCTTCGGTAAGGCGCTGGTATTCGGTTCGGCGGTTCAAGCGGGTGGTTGGTATCTGGCGCTGGCGTTGGTAGGGGTAGCAACCAGTGTAATTGCCGTTTTCTACTATTTTCGGATTGTGGTACAAATGTATATGGCTGGTGACAGTACCCGCAAGGTAGTAGAAGGACGACCCGGTTGGGCATTGGTCTTTGTATTAATGGTAACATCTATTGGCACACTTACGCTGGGCATTCTAGCCGGACCGGCTTTTGAATGGGCGAAGCAAGCCGTAGCTTTTCTGAGATAA